The Toxotes jaculatrix isolate fToxJac2 chromosome 21, fToxJac2.pri, whole genome shotgun sequence genome includes a region encoding these proteins:
- the foxl3 gene encoding forkhead box L3, giving the protein MFDNSHYPFNCFNYDGDGYPSSSTDEEKKMCRPAYSYIALIAMAIQQSPEQRVTLSGIYEFIMKRFPYYRSNQRAWQNSIRHNLSLNSCFIKVPRTEGNEKGKGNYWSFATGCESMLDLFENGNFRRRRRRRNMKIGLRDSGETPFHPLESHSNQHVPAAQHPESESTLCPLNPERPRPSPQQNHLIPNPNQQGKPEPEIKFSIDYILSTPDPPLPGFRSSHGPVHIGPTGPPIHVLEPQHLNLHFWTL; this is encoded by the exons ATGTTTGATAACTCTCACTACCCCTTCAACTGTTTCAACTACGATGGAGATGGATACCCTTCCTCTAGCACTGACgaagagaagaaaatgtgtcGACCTGCGTACAG CTACATCGCTCTGATAGCCATGGCTATCCAGCAGAGCCCCGAGCAGCGGGTCACCCTGTCGGGCATCTACGAGTTCATCATGAAGCGATTTCCGTACTACCGGTCAAACCAGAGAGCCTGGCAGAACTCCATCAGACACAACCTGTCTCTCAACAGCTGCTTCATCAAG GTTCCTCGGACAGAGGGAAATGAGAAGGGAAAGGGAAACTACTGGTCTTTTGCCACCGGCTGTGAATCCATGCTCGACCTGTTTGAAAATGGCAACTTTCGGCGTCGCCGGCGCAGGAGGAACATGAAAATCGGCCTCCGTGATTCAGGAGAAACCCCTTTCCACCCTTTGGAGAGCCACAGCAATCAGCACgtacctgcagctcagcacccTGAGTCCGAGTCCACCCTCTGCCCTTTGAACCCTGAAAGGCCAAGGCCGAGTCCACAGCAAAACCACCTCATCCCAAACCCGAACCAGCAGGGGAAACCAGAGCCAGAAATCAAGTTCAGCATTGACTACATCCTTTCCACTCCGGATCCACCCCTGCCTGGGTTCAGATCCTCCCACGGCCCTGTGCACATAGGGCCTACAGGGCCACCTATACATGTTCTGGAGCCCCAACACCTGAACCTGCACTTCTGGACTCTGTGA